Proteins encoded together in one Pelosinus sp. IPA-1 window:
- the mce gene encoding methylmalonyl-CoA epimerase, giving the protein MFKTLKVDHIGIAVKDLEQAKKFYTEVLGMEVMGEETVEQQKVKVCFIPCGDSEVELLESTSPDGPIAKFIEKNGEGMQHIALRVDNIEAAIADLKAKGVRMIDETPRYGAGGASIAFVHPKATGGILLELSQRK; this is encoded by the coding sequence ATGTTTAAAACATTAAAAGTAGACCATATTGGTATTGCAGTAAAAGATTTAGAACAAGCAAAAAAATTCTATACCGAAGTGCTTGGTATGGAAGTAATGGGTGAGGAAACAGTAGAGCAACAAAAAGTAAAAGTTTGCTTTATTCCTTGCGGTGATAGTGAAGTAGAATTACTTGAATCTACCTCACCGGACGGCCCAATTGCTAAGTTCATTGAAAAAAATGGCGAAGGCATGCAACACATTGCCCTTCGTGTAGACAACATTGAAGCAGCCATTGCTGACCTTAAAGCAAAAGGCGTTCGTATGATTGACGAAACACCTCGTTATGGTGCTGGTGGTGCGAGTATTGCTTTTGTTCATCCAAAAGCTACAGGCGGGATTTTGCTTGAACTATCACAGCGCAAATAA